The Pseudarthrobacter sulfonivorans genome includes a window with the following:
- a CDS encoding glucose-6-phosphate dehydrogenase assembly protein OpcA: MIVDLPDTTTSKISKKITSLREQGGVIALGRVLTLVVVTRSGLEEEAIEAANEASREHPCRIIVLADAGQSAPDRLDAQIRVGGDAGASEVIVLRGYGELAHESESLVAALLLPDAPIVAWWPHGAPENACETSVGRIAHRRITDSANESDPQAALENIRATYKAGDTDLAWTRLTNWRIQLAAVLDQVDSSPVTAVAVEGASDSPSTILLAAWLTLALDAPVTIVADPAGTGIRRVRLTRHTGDVQLFRPGLSVAELTQPGQPAQRISLPRRSLKDCLAEELRRLDPDEVFGEVITIGLPRTNLRSVRPSER, translated from the coding sequence AAGATCACCTCCCTGCGTGAGCAGGGCGGCGTGATCGCGCTGGGCCGGGTCCTGACACTCGTGGTCGTCACCCGCTCCGGGCTCGAGGAAGAAGCGATCGAGGCCGCGAACGAGGCCAGCCGCGAACACCCCTGCCGGATCATCGTCCTCGCCGACGCCGGCCAGAGCGCACCGGACCGGCTCGACGCGCAGATCCGGGTCGGCGGTGACGCCGGCGCGTCCGAGGTCATCGTGCTCCGCGGCTACGGCGAGCTCGCCCACGAAAGCGAATCCCTGGTCGCGGCCCTGCTCCTGCCGGACGCCCCGATCGTGGCCTGGTGGCCGCACGGGGCACCGGAGAACGCCTGCGAAACCTCCGTGGGCCGGATCGCGCACCGCCGGATCACCGACTCCGCCAACGAGTCCGACCCCCAGGCGGCCCTGGAGAACATCCGGGCCACGTACAAGGCCGGGGACACCGACCTCGCCTGGACCCGGCTGACGAACTGGCGGATCCAGCTCGCGGCAGTCCTGGACCAGGTGGACTCCTCGCCCGTCACCGCCGTGGCCGTCGAAGGCGCCTCCGACTCCCCGTCCACCATCCTGCTCGCAGCATGGCTTACCCTGGCCCTGGACGCGCCCGTGACCATCGTCGCGGACCCCGCCGGGACCGGCATCCGCCGCGTCCGCCTCACCCGCCACACCGGCGACGTGCAGCTCTTCCGCCCCGGACTCTCCGTCGCCGAACTCACCCAGCCCGGCCAGCCCGCCCAACGCATCTCCCTCCCACGCCGCAGCCTCAAAGACTGCCTCGCCGAAGAACTCCGCCGCCTCGACCCCGACGAAGTGTTCGGCGAAGTGATTACTATTGGACTGCCACGTACCAATCTAAGGAGCGTCCGACCCAGTGAGCGTTGA
- a CDS encoding RNA polymerase-binding protein RbpA codes for MVHSASAFRGTRVGVTEGAGPKNQSEAASGERVPRIRVSFWCAKGHETQLVFLRLPDEQLPTVWDCRRCGAPASRDGKEADLPDPLDEGFKSHLEYVKERRSDQDAEAVLAGALEKLRAGGVLPDELLRDA; via the coding sequence ATGGTACATAGTGCGTCAGCGTTCCGCGGCACCCGGGTGGGTGTCACAGAAGGAGCCGGTCCCAAGAACCAGTCAGAAGCGGCCTCGGGCGAGAGGGTGCCCCGTATCAGGGTTTCCTTTTGGTGCGCCAAGGGGCATGAGACCCAGCTTGTTTTCCTGCGGTTACCGGATGAGCAGCTTCCCACAGTCTGGGACTGCCGGCGCTGCGGGGCTCCGGCATCACGGGACGGCAAGGAAGCCGACCTGCCGGACCCGCTGGACGAAGGCTTCAAGAGCCACCTTGAATACGTTAAAGAACGGCGCTCCGACCAGGACGCCGAAGCTGTCCTGGCCGGAGCGCTGGAAAAGCTACGCGCCGGCGGCGTCCTTCCGGACGAGCTGCTGCGGGACGCGTGA
- the tpiA gene encoding triose-phosphate isomerase, producing MTTSTNGAFDRTPLIAGNWKMNMDHVQGITLLQKLAWTLSDAKHDYSRVEVAVFPPFTDLRGVQTLVQGDELDIAYGGQDLSQFDSGAYTGDTSGQFLNKLGCRYVLVGHSERRTIHQESDEVLNAKVKAAFKHSVTPVLCVGEGLEIRQAGTHVEHTLTQLRANVAGLTAEQAAELVVAYEPVWAIGTGEVAGPEDAQEMCAAIRAELATLLGDDVAAKIRLLYGGSVKANNVAAILKERDVDGVLVGGASLDPAEFANIVRFESHLVTD from the coding sequence GTGACTACGTCAACGAACGGCGCTTTTGACCGCACGCCTCTCATTGCAGGCAACTGGAAGATGAACATGGACCATGTCCAGGGCATCACCCTCCTGCAAAAACTGGCCTGGACCCTGTCCGACGCCAAGCACGACTACAGCCGGGTTGAGGTGGCCGTCTTCCCGCCATTCACCGACCTCCGCGGCGTGCAGACCCTCGTCCAGGGCGATGAACTGGACATAGCCTACGGCGGCCAGGACCTCTCCCAGTTCGACTCGGGCGCCTACACGGGCGACACCTCCGGCCAGTTCCTGAACAAGCTGGGCTGCCGCTACGTCCTGGTGGGGCACAGTGAACGCCGCACCATCCACCAGGAATCCGACGAAGTGCTCAACGCCAAGGTCAAGGCAGCGTTCAAGCACAGTGTCACTCCGGTCCTTTGCGTGGGGGAAGGCCTGGAAATCCGACAGGCCGGCACGCATGTCGAGCACACGCTGACACAGCTCCGGGCGAACGTCGCCGGTTTGACGGCCGAGCAGGCGGCAGAGCTTGTGGTGGCCTACGAGCCCGTTTGGGCCATCGGCACCGGTGAAGTGGCCGGGCCGGAGGACGCCCAGGAAATGTGCGCCGCCATCCGCGCGGAACTGGCCACGCTCTTGGGCGATGACGTTGCGGCGAAGATCCGTCTGCTCTACGGCGGCTCGGTCAAGGCCAATAATGTCGCCGCGATCCTGAAGGAACGCGACGTCGACGGCGTGTTGGTCGGCGGGGCAAGCCTCGATCCCGCGGAGTTTGCTAATATTGTCAGGTTCGAGAGTCACCTCGTGACGGACTAG
- the pgl gene encoding 6-phosphogluconolactonase yields the protein MSVEPRVSIHPDSSVLMAAIAARLITKLVDVQDKHGEATVVLTGGTVGIGTLKAVADSPAAPAVDWSKVNFWWGDERFVAADHPDRNTRQAFAALLSSIPVDPARINQPASSDDFDTPEEAAEDYARRLREAAQVEHAADMSDDRPDEPGVLPRLDVVLLGVGPDAHVASLFPEQGGIREKERTVVGVRNSPKPPPQRISLTLPAINTAAEVWMVVAGEDKAGAVGLALAGANPVQVPAAGPRGTSRTLWLIDENAASRVPQQLVRKDAAGA from the coding sequence GTGAGCGTTGAGCCAAGAGTTAGCATCCATCCTGATTCGTCCGTCCTGATGGCCGCCATTGCGGCCCGCCTGATCACCAAGCTGGTGGATGTGCAGGACAAGCACGGTGAGGCCACGGTGGTGCTGACCGGCGGCACAGTAGGCATCGGAACGCTGAAGGCTGTTGCCGATTCTCCGGCAGCGCCGGCCGTCGACTGGTCCAAGGTGAACTTTTGGTGGGGTGACGAGCGCTTTGTTGCCGCGGACCATCCCGACCGGAACACCAGGCAGGCGTTTGCTGCACTCCTGTCGAGCATTCCGGTTGATCCTGCAAGGATCAACCAGCCTGCCTCCTCGGATGACTTCGACACGCCCGAAGAAGCCGCCGAGGACTACGCGCGCAGGCTCCGGGAAGCAGCCCAGGTCGAACACGCTGCCGACATGTCCGATGACCGTCCGGACGAACCAGGAGTACTGCCGCGGCTGGATGTTGTGCTGCTGGGCGTTGGCCCGGACGCCCACGTAGCCTCGCTCTTCCCGGAGCAGGGCGGAATCCGGGAGAAGGAGCGGACAGTCGTTGGCGTCCGCAATTCCCCCAAGCCGCCGCCCCAGCGGATCTCGCTCACGCTTCCCGCCATAAACACTGCTGCCGAGGTCTGGATGGTGGTGGCCGGCGAGGACAAGGCCGGCGCGGTGGGCCTGGCTCTGGCGGGCGCCAACCCGGTACAGGTACCGGCGGCCGGCCCGCGGGGAACATCCCGCACGCTGTGGCTTATCGACGAAAACGCAGCGTCACGCGTCCCGCAGCAGCTCGTCCGGAAGGACGCCGCCGGCGCGTAG
- the secG gene encoding preprotein translocase subunit SecG: MDVLHVILQILLGITSLLLTLLILLHKGRGGGLSDMFGGGMSSGLSSSGVAERNLNRFTVILGVTWGVVIIALGLVMRFSGAGDS; this comes from the coding sequence GTGGACGTTCTTCATGTCATTCTGCAGATTCTCCTGGGCATCACCAGCCTTCTGCTGACCCTGCTTATCCTCCTCCACAAGGGCCGGGGTGGCGGGCTGTCGGACATGTTCGGCGGCGGTATGAGTTCCGGCCTCAGCTCCTCCGGCGTGGCCGAGCGGAACCTGAACAGGTTCACGGTGATTCTGGGCGTTACCTGGGGCGTCGTGATCATCGCCCTTGGCCTGGTCATGCGCTTCAGCGGCGCAGGGGACTCATAA